From Virgibacillus natechei, the proteins below share one genomic window:
- a CDS encoding DUF421 domain-containing protein: protein MPEWILISLRALGFLIVLFFITKWLGKKQISQLNVFEYISGIVLGGIAAIYTLDTTSNFFYGVLAMFIWFIVPFSVEFLSLKSKSLRDYTQGKATVFIQDGKIMEDNLKKEGYSTDDLLEKLRDNNVFLASDVEFAVLEPSGSFSVLPKTENRPLTAKDLGITLAPQKEPQTVIMDGRVLLEALANLNLSKNWLETELEKLNVSLENVFLAQADTNAQLTVDLYDDKIAVPSPVELPLLLATMKKSQADLELFALATENEDAKQMYEKNSKKLQTAIDLVSPLVN, encoded by the coding sequence ATGCCAGAATGGATACTGATTTCTTTAAGGGCTCTAGGCTTTCTTATTGTACTTTTTTTTATAACAAAATGGCTTGGGAAAAAGCAAATTTCTCAATTAAATGTTTTTGAATATATCTCTGGTATTGTGCTGGGGGGTATTGCTGCCATCTATACCCTCGATACAACCAGCAATTTTTTCTATGGTGTATTAGCCATGTTTATTTGGTTTATTGTTCCTTTCTCCGTGGAATTTCTTTCATTAAAAAGTAAAAGCCTTCGTGATTACACCCAGGGAAAAGCTACCGTATTTATTCAAGACGGGAAAATAATGGAAGATAATTTAAAAAAAGAAGGGTATTCAACCGATGATCTACTTGAAAAACTTCGGGATAATAATGTGTTCCTAGCTTCGGACGTTGAATTTGCAGTTCTGGAACCATCCGGATCATTCAGTGTATTACCAAAGACCGAAAACCGACCTTTAACAGCAAAAGATTTAGGTATAACACTCGCACCCCAAAAGGAACCTCAAACTGTTATTATGGATGGAAGAGTCTTGCTTGAAGCCTTAGCGAATCTAAATTTAAGTAAAAACTGGTTAGAGACAGAGTTAGAAAAACTTAATGTCAGTCTTGAAAATGTATTTTTGGCACAAGCAGATACGAATGCCCAATTAACCGTTGACTTATATGACGATAAAATTGCAGTACCAAGCCCAGTAGAATTACCTCTCCTTCTTGCTACAATGAAAAAATCCCAAGCAGATTTAGAGCTATTTGCATTGGCCACAGAAAACGAGGATGCAAAGCAAATGTATGAAAAAAATAGCAAGAAACTGCAAACTGCGATTGATCTGGTTAGTCCTCTGGTTAATTGA
- a CDS encoding glycerophosphodiester phosphodiesterase family protein, with protein MKDRKLIEGAQRREIDVHYWTINDQETMEELIKLGVDGIMTDRPDLMQELLE; from the coding sequence TTGAAAGATCGTAAATTAATCGAAGGTGCCCAGCGAAGAGAAATAGACGTTCATTATTGGACGATTAACGACCAGGAAACGATGGAAGAATTAATTAAGTTAGGTGTAGATGGTATTATGACAGACCGCCCAGACCTTATGCAGGAATTATTAGAATGA
- a CDS encoding ArsA family ATPase — protein MEVLKKNIIFVGGKGGVGKSTSASAIAMKSAQAGHKTLLVSTDPAHNLGHIFSQTIGGKTTEVSINLSALEIDPDIETDKYIKGVKENIKGTVQTSMMEEVHRQLDTAKASPGADEAALFDKLITIILEERDNFDKIIFDTAPTGHTIRLLSLPELMGVWIEGLLKKRQKTNENYASLLNDGEPVEDPIYDVLRTRQERFSKAREILLDGKETGFIFVVNPERLPILETKKAIELLDNYHLHVKTLIVNKVLPDNADGDFLVRRREHEKQYVSMIKDTFQKQELIYVPLFSHDITNKQQLKDFSTYYEKG, from the coding sequence ATGGAAGTATTGAAAAAAAATATTATTTTTGTAGGCGGGAAGGGAGGAGTAGGTAAATCCACTTCTGCTTCTGCTATTGCGATGAAATCTGCACAAGCTGGTCATAAAACTTTGCTTGTTTCAACAGATCCTGCGCATAATTTGGGACATATTTTCAGTCAAACAATCGGTGGTAAAACGACAGAAGTTTCTATAAATTTGTCGGCACTGGAAATTGATCCAGATATAGAAACAGATAAATATATAAAAGGAGTAAAAGAAAATATTAAGGGCACTGTTCAAACAAGTATGATGGAAGAAGTTCATCGACAATTAGATACGGCAAAAGCCTCACCTGGAGCTGATGAAGCAGCATTATTTGACAAGCTAATTACGATTATTTTAGAGGAAAGGGATAATTTTGATAAAATAATATTTGATACTGCGCCTACGGGTCATACGATACGATTGTTATCTTTGCCGGAATTGATGGGAGTCTGGATTGAAGGGTTACTCAAGAAAAGGCAGAAAACCAATGAAAATTACGCCTCGCTTCTTAATGATGGGGAACCGGTAGAGGATCCGATTTATGACGTGTTACGAACACGCCAAGAACGATTCTCAAAAGCGAGAGAAATTTTATTGGATGGGAAAGAGACGGGCTTTATTTTTGTCGTGAATCCGGAGCGCCTCCCAATCCTGGAAACGAAAAAAGCAATCGAATTACTTGATAATTACCACCTGCATGTGAAAACATTAATCGTAAATAAAGTTTTACCAGATAATGCTGATGGGGATTTTTTAGTGAGGCGAAGAGAGCATGAGAAACAGTATGTATCTATGATAAAAGATACATTTCAAAAACAGGAACTTATCTATGTGCCATTGTTCTCGCATGATATAACAAACAAACAGCAGTTAAAGGATTTCAGTACGTACTATGAGAAAGGATGA
- a CDS encoding carbon starvation CstA family protein — protein MSAILVAIMGILVFAFGYRYYSKFIAERIFRLDPDYVTPAHKYKDGVDFVPTNKFVLWGHHFSSVAGAAPIMGPAIALYWGWLPAFLWVILGTVFAAGVHDFGTLVVSVRNKGQSIGTLANRLIGQRAKILFLFIILVLLLMVVAVFAWVVADLFITYPASVLPVFIQIPLAIWIGYAVYKRKRKMLLPSILALGAMYVVAVISSNVGFLQIDLVAYMGGEGANGLFGLGAVSTAFLIWIVILMIYVYIASTLPVWKLLQPRDFINSHQLVVGLAILYLGLLFLRPEMTAPATNPNPDTSWFPLLFITIACGAISGFHGLVSSGTSSKQLDKDTDARFVGYFGAVGEGILALISIIAVGTFFANTDAFTAVYSSFTDANAAGMGVFVEGASNLASGLAIPTHVATTIVSIIVVSFAATSLDTAVRLLRYIIGEIGIEYNAPVLNKKHVATSIAIGSSAALVLLPQGPQGFGSGGYLIWPLFGTSNQLLAGISLLLISIWLKRQGRNYAITLIPMIFLMFMTLWAMFQQVIFSWSWFGNESDMLLFVLGSIIMVFAVWIVLTAFSALTGKQDTPIDNE, from the coding sequence ATGTCAGCAATTTTAGTTGCGATAATGGGTATCCTTGTATTTGCGTTTGGGTATCGGTATTATTCAAAATTTATAGCTGAAAGGATTTTTCGCTTAGATCCTGATTATGTGACGCCAGCACATAAGTACAAAGATGGTGTTGATTTTGTTCCAACAAATAAATTTGTGCTGTGGGGACATCATTTTTCATCTGTTGCAGGGGCAGCACCGATAATGGGCCCAGCGATCGCTTTATACTGGGGATGGCTTCCTGCATTTTTATGGGTTATCCTTGGTACTGTTTTTGCGGCAGGGGTGCATGATTTTGGTACACTAGTTGTTTCCGTTCGGAATAAAGGACAATCGATCGGTACACTAGCCAATCGGTTGATTGGGCAGCGGGCGAAGATCTTATTTTTATTTATTATTTTAGTTCTTTTATTAATGGTGGTTGCAGTATTCGCATGGGTTGTTGCTGATTTATTTATTACGTATCCAGCCAGTGTTCTACCGGTGTTTATCCAAATTCCACTTGCGATTTGGATTGGGTATGCTGTATATAAACGGAAGAGGAAAATGCTACTACCATCCATACTTGCTTTAGGTGCTATGTATGTAGTTGCTGTTATTTCAAGTAATGTCGGCTTTTTACAAATTGATTTAGTGGCATATATGGGTGGTGAAGGAGCAAATGGATTATTTGGTTTAGGTGCTGTTTCCACGGCATTTTTAATCTGGATTGTAATATTGATGATATATGTATATATTGCATCAACATTACCAGTTTGGAAGCTATTGCAGCCAAGGGATTTTATTAATTCCCATCAATTAGTAGTAGGGCTTGCAATTTTGTACTTAGGACTACTCTTTCTAAGACCAGAAATGACTGCACCAGCTACAAATCCAAATCCGGACACTTCTTGGTTTCCGCTTTTATTTATTACAATAGCGTGCGGGGCTATTTCAGGTTTTCACGGGTTGGTTTCATCTGGTACTTCATCTAAACAGCTGGATAAAGATACAGATGCGCGTTTTGTTGGTTACTTCGGTGCGGTTGGTGAAGGTATTTTAGCTTTAATTTCAATTATTGCTGTAGGAACATTTTTTGCGAATACGGATGCTTTCACTGCAGTATATTCAAGTTTTACAGATGCGAATGCAGCTGGTATGGGAGTATTTGTCGAAGGGGCCTCTAACCTTGCCTCTGGACTTGCTATTCCGACCCATGTTGCAACTACGATCGTATCAATTATTGTTGTAAGTTTTGCCGCAACTTCTTTAGATACGGCGGTGAGGTTACTACGTTACATTATTGGTGAAATAGGTATAGAATATAATGCACCAGTACTAAATAAAAAGCATGTTGCAACGTCCATTGCTATTGGCTCAAGTGCAGCATTAGTACTGCTTCCTCAAGGACCACAAGGTTTCGGTTCTGGTGGATATCTAATTTGGCCATTATTTGGAACGTCTAATCAATTGCTTGCCGGGATAAGTTTATTACTAATTTCCATTTGGTTGAAGCGTCAGGGGCGTAATTACGCGATTACATTGATACCTATGATTTTCCTAATGTTTATGACATTATGGGCCATGTTCCAGCAGGTAATATTTAGTTGGTCATGGTTTGGAAATGAGTCTGATATGTTATTATTTGTGCTTGGATCCATCATCATGGTTTTCGCGGTGTGGATTGTGTTAACAGCTTTCTCTGCGTTAACTGGAAAACAGGATACGCCAATAGATAATGAATAA
- the spoVAE gene encoding stage V sporulation protein AE: protein MIFFWAFVIGGLICVIGQIMFDVFKLSPAHTLSILVISGAVLSGLGLYDPLIDFAGAGVTVPITSFGNQLVNGALQEAEKHGLIGVVTGMFEVTSAGISAAIIFGVIGALFFKPKG, encoded by the coding sequence ATGATCTTTTTCTGGGCGTTCGTTATAGGTGGACTTATTTGTGTCATTGGCCAAATTATGTTTGATGTATTCAAATTAAGTCCTGCTCATACATTAAGTATTTTAGTTATATCTGGTGCCGTATTATCTGGCCTTGGTTTATATGACCCACTTATTGATTTTGCTGGGGCTGGTGTCACGGTTCCAATTACAAGTTTTGGTAATCAATTGGTTAACGGGGCACTACAAGAAGCCGAGAAACACGGACTTATAGGTGTTGTTACTGGAATGTTTGAAGTAACCAGTGCAGGTATTTCGGCAGCTATAATCTTTGGGGTAATCGGTGCATTGTTCTTTAAACCTAAAGGATAG
- a CDS encoding cory-CC-star protein, which produces MLESVKKLIQFYDEVLSMPHRQEIARELRDEDDLFLLLLYSEMIGIPNPVYYYTLELYPYMIEQFHDWHLRMGMEKTPLSGIRCC; this is translated from the coding sequence ATGCTTGAAAGTGTGAAAAAGTTAATCCAATTCTATGATGAAGTCCTAAGCATGCCACACCGCCAGGAAATTGCCAGGGAATTAAGGGATGAGGATGATTTATTTCTCTTATTGTTATATTCAGAGATGATCGGAATACCGAATCCTGTCTATTACTACACACTGGAATTGTATCCATATATGATTGAACAATTTCACGATTGGCATTTGCGCATGGGAATGGAAAAAACGCCTTTAAGCGGTATTCGCTGCTGCTAG
- a CDS encoding DUF1657 domain-containing protein — translation MTVGSQVKSCYASIKNVEATLNLLTNKAQDYQAKDSFDKAQQIITEVKDDMEKQVIQLTKEEPQYK, via the coding sequence ATGACGGTAGGATCACAAGTAAAAAGCTGTTACGCTTCTATTAAAAACGTGGAAGCAACCTTAAACTTATTAACGAATAAAGCGCAGGACTATCAGGCAAAAGACAGCTTTGATAAAGCTCAACAAATTATCACAGAGGTAAAAGACGATATGGAAAAACAAGTGATACAACTAACAAAAGAAGAACCACAGTATAAGTAG
- a CDS encoding Glu/Leu/Phe/Val family dehydrogenase has protein sequence MADKKGTGAGSIVEESLDALLDDETFLPELEGQTRKKAFTSLVSILSTPNHVHKSYLRTPLLNGKVVRILSFRVQHNNIMGPYKGGIRFHPSANEDEVMQLASLMTLKSALHDVPFGGGKGGVMIDPAEYEAKELYLIAKKYVQYFSDILGPEKDIPAPDVGTSEREMDWMMGEYKSIHPGRKYRSSFTGKSVLNGGSLGRKEATGKGVYFTFHYLIHDFMKEQYQWLKERDNIFAKKALDQQDKTLTIAVQGFGNVGSVAALEAYKSSQLDNKVVSVSDKNVTLYNSDGIDIPELIKYTKENSDLPVNDDELSEANVKATIMDRDEVLSMDVDVLFLAALGHQVHNENMKDVKASIIVEGANAPLTTDADQYLSEQGVIVIPDILANAGGVIVSYFEWLQGRDTQFLTEEQVFERLNDKMKETFDAVLPQYFQDVFTLRQNCYIHAVMKLSTVLFRQGKLY, from the coding sequence ATGGCAGATAAAAAAGGAACTGGAGCCGGATCAATTGTCGAAGAATCATTAGATGCCTTATTAGATGATGAAACATTTTTACCAGAATTAGAGGGTCAAACAAGAAAAAAAGCCTTTACTTCTTTAGTTTCTATACTTTCGACTCCGAATCATGTTCATAAATCGTATTTAAGGACGCCCTTACTCAATGGAAAAGTTGTACGGATCCTTTCATTTCGAGTACAGCATAATAATATAATGGGTCCTTATAAAGGCGGAATTCGTTTTCATCCATCAGCAAATGAAGATGAGGTTATGCAATTAGCATCCCTAATGACACTTAAGAGTGCTTTGCATGATGTTCCTTTTGGTGGAGGAAAAGGAGGCGTTATGATTGATCCTGCAGAATATGAAGCCAAGGAACTTTATTTAATAGCAAAAAAATACGTGCAATACTTTAGTGATATTCTTGGTCCTGAAAAGGATATTCCCGCTCCAGACGTTGGAACTAGCGAACGTGAAATGGACTGGATGATGGGAGAATATAAAAGTATTCATCCTGGCAGGAAATATCGTAGTAGTTTCACAGGAAAAAGTGTATTAAATGGTGGATCACTAGGAAGAAAAGAAGCAACAGGTAAGGGTGTCTATTTTACTTTCCATTATCTTATACATGACTTTATGAAAGAACAGTATCAGTGGTTAAAAGAACGTGATAATATTTTTGCGAAAAAAGCATTGGATCAACAAGATAAAACACTAACAATAGCTGTTCAGGGATTTGGTAATGTTGGGTCTGTTGCTGCGTTAGAAGCTTATAAATCCTCTCAATTAGATAACAAAGTTGTATCCGTCAGTGATAAAAACGTAACCCTCTATAATTCGGATGGTATTGACATACCTGAATTAATTAAATATACCAAAGAAAATAGTGATCTACCCGTAAATGATGATGAGCTTTCGGAGGCTAATGTAAAAGCGACCATAATGGACCGTGACGAGGTGTTGAGTATGGATGTTGATGTATTATTCTTAGCAGCATTAGGACATCAAGTTCATAATGAAAATATGAAGGATGTAAAAGCATCTATTATTGTAGAAGGTGCAAATGCTCCGCTTACAACAGATGCAGATCAATATTTAAGTGAGCAGGGTGTTATAGTTATACCAGACATCTTAGCCAATGCTGGTGGTGTAATCGTCTCCTATTTTGAATGGCTGCAAGGAAGAGATACACAATTTCTTACGGAGGAGCAAGTATTTGAACGTCTGAATGATAAAATGAAGGAAACATTTGATGCTGTTCTTCCACAGTATTTTCAAGATGTATTTACACTTCGTCAGAATTGTTATATACACGCTGTAATGAAGTTATCAACGGTTCTTTTCCGTCAGGGGAAATTGTATTAA
- a CDS encoding glycerophosphodiester phosphodiesterase family protein, translating into MEAFTNAYELEVDVIEYDIHMTKDGHLVSIHDPTVDRTTDGEGRVNDMTLEEVQALDAANSFQDLDGEYSYRDLGVTIPTVDEIFQAVPDLEMLWTIEIKDTNKAEWYQHISEKLWATIQQYGLEERVIIAAFDQTIIDHVIEVSNGEALVSGGRQEITKFVVLHKLFLNGLYRQKVDVLQMPT; encoded by the coding sequence ATAGAGGCTTTTACAAATGCTTATGAGCTAGAGGTGGATGTCATTGAATACGACATACATATGACAAAAGATGGTCATTTAGTATCCATTCACGATCCTACAGTTGATCGTACAACTGATGGTGAAGGAAGGGTCAATGATATGACATTAGAGGAAGTGCAAGCGTTGGATGCAGCCAACTCGTTTCAAGATTTAGACGGTGAATATAGTTATAGAGATCTTGGAGTTACGATTCCAACAGTGGATGAGATTTTTCAAGCAGTACCTGACCTTGAGATGTTATGGACAATTGAAATTAAAGATACGAATAAAGCGGAATGGTATCAACATATTAGTGAGAAATTGTGGGCAACCATTCAACAATATGGCCTAGAAGAACGAGTTATCATTGCAGCATTTGATCAAACGATTATTGATCACGTTATAGAAGTTTCTAACGGAGAGGCGCTAGTCAGTGGAGGACGCCAAGAAATAACCAAGTTCGTTGTGCTTCATAAGTTATTCTTAAATGGGTTATATCGTCAAAAAGTAGATGTGCTTCAAATGCCAACATGA
- a CDS encoding YceI family protein, giving the protein MGKTVWNLDTAHSEIGFSVKHMMISKAKGTFDNFSATIEADVDDLTNSKLEIKIDTGSINTRQEGRDEHLRSADFFDVENHPNITFVATDIKKKSGNNYDVTGDLTVLGTTKPVTFDIAFEGQSKDPMSGNTVAGFSGETTISRKEFGLTWNAAVETGGVLVGDDVKVHVEIEAHKEA; this is encoded by the coding sequence ATGGGGAAAACAGTATGGAATTTAGACACAGCTCATAGTGAGATCGGATTTTCAGTAAAACACATGATGATTTCAAAAGCGAAAGGGACATTTGATAACTTTAGCGCTACAATTGAAGCAGATGTTGATGACTTAACAAACTCAAAACTTGAAATCAAAATTGATACAGGCAGCATTAACACTCGTCAGGAAGGTCGCGATGAGCACTTACGTTCAGCAGACTTCTTTGATGTTGAAAATCATCCTAATATCACGTTTGTTGCTACAGATATTAAGAAAAAGTCAGGCAATAATTATGATGTTACAGGAGATCTTACGGTGCTTGGTACGACAAAACCAGTTACATTTGATATCGCATTTGAAGGTCAAAGCAAAGATCCAATGAGTGGTAATACAGTTGCTGGATTTAGCGGCGAAACTACAATCAGCCGTAAAGAGTTCGGCCTAACTTGGAATGCTGCAGTTGAAACTGGTGGCGTACTAGTTGGAGATGATGTTAAAGTTCACGTTGAGATCGAAGCACACAAAGAAGCGTAA
- the thiT gene encoding energy-coupled thiamine transporter ThiT — translation MSSRKILFLIEVAIFTALALLLDIIPFLSFKIWAMGGSISFAMIPIFIIAFRWGIKGGLLSGFLWGVLQVAVGNAYILHPIQGLIEYGLAFTVLGFAGVFAKQIQKGVKEGTIKTYLSYIALGVLLGTSLRFIAHYFAGIVFFESAIEGQPVWIYSLVYNSSYMVPSFIICSLIVFFLFHKQPKTLLNSA, via the coding sequence ATGAGTTCTAGAAAAATATTATTTTTAATCGAGGTAGCCATTTTTACAGCATTAGCCCTATTATTGGACATTATTCCATTTCTCTCGTTTAAAATCTGGGCTATGGGTGGTTCGATTTCATTTGCGATGATACCAATATTCATTATCGCGTTCCGTTGGGGCATTAAAGGCGGATTGCTTTCCGGTTTCTTGTGGGGAGTATTGCAGGTTGCTGTCGGAAACGCCTATATTTTACATCCAATTCAAGGCTTGATTGAATATGGGCTTGCCTTTACGGTGTTAGGTTTTGCAGGGGTATTTGCAAAACAAATACAGAAGGGCGTAAAAGAAGGAACAATAAAAACATACCTTTCTTACATTGCTTTAGGAGTGCTTCTAGGGACCAGTCTACGCTTTATTGCACATTATTTTGCGGGTATTGTGTTTTTTGAATCGGCAATTGAAGGGCAACCAGTCTGGATCTACTCGTTAGTCTATAATAGTTCTTATATGGTTCCTTCATTTATAATATGTTCATTAATCGTGTTCTTCTTGTTCCATAAGCAGCCAAAAACGTTACTGAACAGCGCATAA
- a CDS encoding zinc-binding dehydrogenase has product MKAFVHDKGKVKAAEIQDPVAGNGEVVVAVRTAGLNRRDLAIPNRRSEDADALVLGSDGAGVIESVGEGVTDVQVGNEVIINPALRWHENSDAPPTGFDILGMPDHGTFAEKVVLSAEQVEKKPKHLSWEEAGVLTLGALTGYRALFTKGQVKEGDTVFIPGAGSGVATYLILFAKNVGAKVIVTSRSEAKQEQAKKLGADLVLDTESDWTKELEDETVDLVIDSVGEATFNRSLDVLKKGGRIVIFGATTDDHVDLNLRKFFYGQYQLFGSTMGSRQELRAMLDHIKNFKTHPVVDRTFTLEEAQDAFDYLKEGKQFGKVALRM; this is encoded by the coding sequence ATGAAAGCATTTGTACATGACAAGGGAAAAGTGAAAGCAGCCGAAATACAGGATCCAGTTGCAGGAAATGGTGAAGTAGTTGTAGCCGTACGTACGGCAGGATTAAACCGTCGTGATTTGGCAATTCCAAATCGCAGGAGTGAGGATGCAGATGCTTTAGTACTTGGTTCTGATGGTGCTGGGGTAATTGAATCGGTTGGTGAAGGAGTGACTGATGTTCAGGTTGGGAACGAAGTGATCATTAATCCTGCTCTTCGCTGGCATGAGAATAGTGATGCCCCACCGACTGGATTTGATATTTTAGGTATGCCAGATCACGGGACATTCGCTGAAAAGGTTGTTTTGTCTGCAGAACAGGTCGAGAAGAAGCCGAAGCATTTATCTTGGGAGGAGGCTGGTGTCTTGACACTCGGAGCTCTAACCGGATATCGGGCGCTTTTTACAAAGGGGCAGGTAAAAGAAGGGGATACTGTATTTATACCTGGTGCAGGTAGTGGTGTTGCAACCTATTTAATTTTGTTTGCCAAAAATGTTGGAGCGAAGGTAATCGTTACCTCTAGAAGCGAAGCGAAACAGGAACAAGCAAAGAAATTAGGGGCAGACCTTGTCTTAGATACAGAAAGTGATTGGACAAAAGAATTGGAAGATGAAACAGTAGACTTAGTAATTGACAGTGTCGGTGAAGCTACATTTAATCGATCCTTGGATGTGCTTAAGAAGGGTGGGCGGATTGTTATATTTGGTGCAACGACAGACGATCATGTAGATCTTAATTTACGAAAGTTTTTCTATGGACAGTATCAGCTGTTTGGATCAACAATGGGGAGTAGACAAGAATTACGTGCTATGTTGGACCATATCAAGAACTTTAAAACGCATCCTGTAGTAGATCGAACGTTTACATTAGAGGAAGCTCAAGATGCATTTGATTATTTAAAAGAAGGAAAGCAGTTTGGAAAAGTGGCTTTACGTATGTAA
- a CDS encoding M3 family oligoendopeptidase: MQQQTYSPTWDLDVIFQGGSESEEFHTYVKNVQIEMKELEEKVKTFTPSEIGGTSESLVKLVKQLESTMKKLREASAFVSCLSAENVKDEKASLLVGKRSELQAEMGAIRTNFQQKLASIDDATWKRILKQPELTQLDFVLNEIRDKAKKQLPVDQEVLINDLAVDGYHAWGQMYNTIVGNMSVEIEEDGEVHSYSVGQASNKLSNPDRSVRKHVFEQLDKAWTGKADLFGQTLNHLAGFRLQTYKHRNWESVLKEPLAINRMKKETLDAMWTAIIHNKTHFVNYLQKKADLLGVEKLSIYDIGAPLTDSVKTSSYTEGAEFIIDHFREFSPKMADFAKMAFDNRWIEAEDRAGKRPGGFCTSFPDSEQTRIFMTYSGTSSNIATLAHELGHAYHQHVMNDVNGLNQGYAMNVAETASTFAEMIVADASVKNAQNKEEKRALLEDKIKRSVAFFMNIHSRFIFENRFYEERKQGLVSVKRLNELMVEAQKEAYNDSLEEYDPNFWSSKLHFHITGVPFYNFPYTFGYLFSLGIYAHAKEKGGDFEDDYIALLRDTGSMNVEGLAEKHLNVDLTSTAFWESAIQLCVKDVEAFMEL, from the coding sequence ATGCAACAACAAACATATAGTCCAACATGGGATTTGGACGTGATTTTTCAGGGTGGAAGCGAATCAGAGGAGTTTCATACATATGTAAAGAACGTACAAATTGAAATGAAAGAGCTTGAAGAAAAGGTGAAGACTTTCACACCATCAGAGATAGGGGGGACTAGCGAAAGTTTAGTTAAGCTTGTGAAGCAGCTTGAAAGCACGATGAAAAAGTTGCGTGAAGCTTCTGCTTTTGTCAGTTGTTTAAGCGCGGAAAATGTAAAGGACGAAAAAGCGAGTTTATTAGTAGGAAAGCGCAGTGAATTACAGGCTGAAATGGGAGCAATACGTACAAATTTTCAACAAAAGTTAGCCTCTATAGACGATGCCACATGGAAAAGGATTTTAAAACAACCAGAATTGACACAATTGGATTTTGTTCTAAATGAAATTAGGGATAAAGCTAAGAAGCAGTTACCAGTAGATCAAGAAGTGTTAATCAATGATTTGGCTGTTGATGGCTATCATGCATGGGGTCAGATGTACAATACAATTGTAGGAAATATGAGTGTTGAGATTGAAGAGGACGGGGAAGTTCATTCTTATTCAGTCGGGCAAGCCTCCAATAAATTAAGCAACCCTGACCGGTCTGTACGTAAGCATGTATTCGAGCAATTGGATAAAGCTTGGACAGGGAAGGCAGACTTATTTGGTCAGACGTTAAATCATTTGGCTGGTTTTCGCTTACAAACCTATAAACATCGCAACTGGGAATCTGTATTAAAAGAACCGTTAGCGATCAACAGAATGAAGAAAGAAACGCTAGATGCAATGTGGACGGCAATTATACATAATAAAACGCATTTCGTTAACTATTTGCAAAAGAAAGCAGATTTATTAGGGGTGGAAAAATTAAGTATCTATGATATTGGAGCACCCTTAACAGATTCAGTGAAAACATCAAGTTATACAGAAGGTGCCGAATTCATTATTGATCATTTTCGTGAATTTAGTCCGAAAATGGCTGACTTCGCAAAAATGGCCTTTGATAATCGCTGGATTGAAGCAGAGGATCGGGCAGGAAAACGACCAGGCGGGTTTTGTACAAGCTTTCCAGACAGTGAGCAAACCCGGATATTTATGACCTACTCAGGTACATCATCCAATATAGCTACACTGGCACATGAACTTGGTCATGCTTACCATCAGCATGTGATGAATGACGTGAATGGATTGAATCAGGGATATGCGATGAATGTTGCTGAAACAGCCTCAACATTTGCAGAAATGATCGTTGCTGACGCCTCTGTGAAAAATGCGCAAAATAAAGAGGAGAAACGAGCACTGCTGGAAGATAAAATTAAACGAAGTGTTGCATTTTTTATGAATATCCATTCCCGGTTTATTTTTGAAAATCGTTTTTATGAAGAAAGAAAGCAGGGGTTGGTTTCTGTTAAACGGTTAAATGAATTGATGGTAGAGGCTCAGAAGGAAGCGTATAATGATTCACTTGAGGAGTATGATCCAAATTTTTGGTCGTCCAAGTTGCATTTTCATATAACAGGCGTACCATTTTATAATTTTCCATATACATTTGGATACTTATTCAGCCTTGGTATCTATGCCCATGCAAAGGAAAAAGGTGGCGACTTTGAGGATGATTATATTGCATTATTGCGTGATACAGGCAGCATGAACGTAGAAGGTCTGGCAGAAAAACATTTGAATGTAGACTTAACAAGTACAGCATTCTGGGAGAGTGCTATCCAGCTCTGTGTAAAGGATGTAGAAGCCTTTATGGAACTATAG